The Pecten maximus chromosome 11, xPecMax1.1, whole genome shotgun sequence genome has a segment encoding these proteins:
- the LOC117337874 gene encoding WW domain binding protein 1-like, with product MGWSESLLVVVSGLFSLCYHVKGDSLCISNTYPYSSTWCYGDDAYCCYDGSDTCCYHTFVYQYWWFWSIWVIIFFSIVSCVICLRRRRARQNYIRFGQPQYGSATVVATTTTTSNAPVAYPQGYPAQQGYPQQGYPQSAQQGYQQPAAAGYPTAPPTYSDVAPPGYTPQEKSAPPQYQQ from the exons ATGGGGTGGAGCGAATCTTTACTTGTGGTAGTTTCTGGACTCTTTTCACTGTGTTACCACGTAAAG GGTGATAGTTTATGTATCAGCAACACCTATCCGTATTCAAGCACGTGGTGTTATGGAG ACGATGCCTACTGCTGTTACGATGGCTCCGATACCTGCTGTTACCATACCTTTGTCTACCAGTACTGGT GGTTCTGGTCCATATGGGTCATCATCTTCTTTTCTATCGTAAGCTGCGTCATATGTCTCCGACGCCGACGGGCTCGTCAAAACTACATACGATTTGGACAGCCGCAGTACGGAAGTGCGACGGTTgtagcaacaacaacaacaacatcaaatgCTCCAGTGGCCTATCCGCAAGGATATCCCGCACAGCAGGGCTACCCACAGCAGGGCTACCCACAGTCCGCCCAACAAGGCTATCAACAACCTGCCGCCGCGGGATACCCAACAGCTCCACCGACGTACTCTGATGTAGCTCCCCCAGGTTACACACCTCAAGAG AAATCCGCCCCGCCACAATACCAACAATAG